Below is a window of Photobacterium atrarenae DNA.
TGCCAGCGCGGTTATGTCGAGCAGCGGATCCGCGACATTACCCGGTTTGGCCACTTCGACAGTCTGTTTCTGGATGTTGATGCCACCGCCATGGCGCGGGAGGATTATCGCGATGGCACCAGTGAGCAGCAGATGCTGCACGCCTTTAACGACCGGATGCAGTGGATCGCGGACTCAACATCCATGGTCCTCGGCTCAGAAGACGGCAACAGTTTAACCACCCGGGGCATTGCGTTCGCCCACGGACTGGAAACCGTCGGCTTTGGCTGGAGCGATCCGGACATGAGAAACAACCGTCAGTCGCCTTACTATTTAGGTCGCTGGTATCCCGATCACCGGCCGGACTTTTTCTTCCAACCCGCCAAAGTCAAGGCGCCCTATCAAACCTTGCTGTTTGCCCCGCAATTTCGGATCCCGCTGTATCAGGCGGTATTTCATGATGAGGTGATCAACAGCCACCACTGGCATTCCGACAGTCTGAAGTTCAGCAATGTCCGGACCGAGCGGGATCTGATCGGCATGCTCTATAACACCCCGGCGATGGTGCACCTAAGTCGGGAAGATGCCGCTTCACCGGACAGCCCCCGCATCAAAGCGCTGAGGCATTACCAAGACGGCTATCTCCCGCTTCATCGCGCGCTGTGGGATCAACCCTTGGTTGATTTTCGCTGGCTGGACGATGAGGGCTGGCTGCAGCAAACCACTTTCGATGACGGCAGCCGGGTGATCGCCAATTTTTCCGGGCAAGCCCGGCGCTATCAGCAGCAAACTGTGCCGCCGCAGTCAATCATCGCAACCCTGAGCGATGGTGAGGTCATTCGCTGGCAGTCACAGCCAAACCTCTAGCCCAATGAAGCAAAAGCCGACACGAGGTCGGCTTTTTTGGGGGCCAATCACAGCATCGGGTCAACGCAGCAAGGCCACGACCGTCTGGCGGCGCACATTAACCTGGCACCGATTGCACCGTTGATTCCGCTGTAATACCAATCGCATTAAATAAGGGGTCATCCTAGCTTGATCAAATGCTCGATAACTGACTTACTTTGATTGGTATAACTTCACTGCGACTCGCTTTCACACGGCACTCTGATCAGCGGCACACTCATGATCAGTACCGCAGCAACCCACAGCAGGATTTGATAACTCAGTACGCCCGAGTCTGATACCACAACCAGCCCGGCCCCTGCCATCCCGGCCACGCCGCTGCCCAGATGCATCAACGCATTCTGATAGCCGATAAACCGGGCTCGCAACTGAGCGCTCAGCGCACAGGTGATCTCGGTGACAACCACGGTGGTCCGGGTGGCGCTGAGGATCATAAAGCCAATCAAGCCGGCCAACGCCTGAGGGGCATCCTGGGTGGAAAAACCGGCCAGGACGACCAGCACCATGCCCGTCGAGAGCCCGGCAATCAGCCACTGACTATTTATCCGCTGGCCCCAGCGGCCATAAACCTGGAAGGTAAGAAAGGTCCCGGCCCCGCCGATGATATAGGCACAGCTCAGCGATTCGGTCGCCACCTTGAGGCCGGCAACCAGAAAGACCGGGTACTGGGTCACAATCAAAAAGGTACTGAACACCGCCAAAAATACCGCCAACAACGGCCGGCCAAGTCCCCGGTTCGGGAATGCAACTGAGCCTGAAAGTACTTCAGCAGCCGTCTCTTTCCCGGTTGCCTGACTTGTGACCATACTGTCCGCTCGACTGGCAGCCGAATCCAAGACCTGATCCTGCTTCAGATCGCGAAGTATCACCACCCCAGCGGCCACCAGCAGTCCGCCCCCCAACCACAGAAACGCGGCCTGCCACCCGACGCCGCCGGAAAGCTGCAGCAGCCCGGGCACCCCCAGGGTCAACGCCAATGGAAACATCCCCATCACCAGAGCCACCGCTTGTTTGCGCTTCTCCGGCGCCAGCAAGATCATCAGCAGATTTAAATTCAACGCCACCACCACACCGGCAAAACCGCCGGCCAGGCACCTCATCGCCAACAGTGCGATAAATCCGGGCGCACAGGCAAACCCCAGTGTCACCGCACCCAGTCCCAGCAATGCCAGACGCATGACGCGCAACATGCCCTCCGGCGTCGCGGCCGGCCTGAACAGAACACTCGCCAGCGCCGCAGCCAGAGCATAGCTACTGTTGAGATAACCGGCCTGCTCCGGGGACACCGCCAAGGACAAAACAATCTCAGCACTCAGCGGGATCACGACTAGGGCATCCAACGCGACTAAAAACTGGACCACACACAGCAGGCTGAGCGTCCCTTTGGCTCGCCTGTCCCGATTCTCGATCACAACATCCACCTTTTTCTCCTTCCTATTCAACCGCCTCACTGTATGCTCTGAACAAAGTGGGATAAAGGTGTTAGATTGGGAATGATAATTTCACTTTCAGGGATAATAAGAAGGAGCTGTTATGAGGAACAATGATGATGAGCGAGCTTGATCCCCGCTGGCTGCGGAGCTTCCACCGCGTCGCGGAGTGCCGGAGCTTCAAGGCCGCGGCCGAACAACTTGAGATCCCGAGCTCCAACCTCAGCCGGTATATCGCCAGCCTGGAAAAGCACCTGGGCACCCGGCTGATTGAGCGTACGACCCGACACATGCGACTGACCCAGGCCGGCGAGCAACTCTATACCCGCACTTTCCCCCTGCTCAGCGCACTGGATGCTGCGCTGGAAGATGTCAGCCAGAACACGCAGCAGATCAGCGGTACACTGCGGATCCTGCTGCCAGACACACCTCAATTCGCCATGCTGCTGACCAACTTTGCCCGCCGCCACCCGGCGCTCAATATTCACTGTGAGACCAGCCTGAGCGGACGCGACCTGATGCAGGATTTAGTACTCGACGGCTTTGATCTGGTGCTCACCTTCAATCGCGGCCAGCTGGCAGACAGCGGTTGGATCGCTAAAAAACTGACCGAATGGCCAAGTGTGGTGGTCGGGTCGCCCGAACTCATTCAAGCCTGCGGCAAGCCAGAAACACTTCAGGCGCTGGCCGAACTTCCCTGTATCACCACGCTGACCGCCTCAAATGGGTCCCCGTGGCAATTTGACACCGGCGGGCCGACGCCGCATGCCCTCAGGGTTCAAAGCCGATTTAAGGTCAACAGCGGCCATATGGCGAAAGCCGCAGCCCTCGCCGGGCTCGGTTTCGCCCTGTTGCCCGCATCAGCATGTCAACAAGAGCTCGATGACGGCGAGCTGATCCCGCTCGCGCTGGATGCCCCGCCGGTTGAGCTGGCACTCTATGCTTTTTATGCCGGACGTACCCACTTACCGAAAAAAATCAGCCTGTTTCTGAACGAGCTGGCCGCCAACTTTCCGAGTGAAAAAATGAGTTAACATGCAGCCATCACAGGCCAGTATTCGGCGGCATCAAAAAATCAACTTTACCTTCTGCGTCAAGGCTTAATCTTGAGAATAAGGCCGGGAAACCAAGCGTTATACTTAATCAGTCAAATATTTCCGGCTGAGGGGCTTATGTTACGGGCATATCTCTGTGCTATCGCCGTCTCCATAACTCCCGGCCTATCTTCAGCCGCTACATGGCTCAATAGTATCGAGATCGGTACCGGGAAGTCTTTTGACCATGACAACGTTTACCGGATCAGCCTGCAGCGCCACTTTGATCACCAGTGGATACCCAGTAAAACTGGCTTTCTCAGCGGCTATTTGGATGTATCCTACAGTCACTGGAAAAATGGTCACACCGACAAGAATGGCAACAACAATGTTTATGCACTTTCTCCGGTGTTTAGCTACGTTTTTCACACCCCCTCCCCAACCAGCTATCTCTTTATCGAAGCCGGTATCGGGGCCAGCTATCTCAGCGAGCACTCGATTGGCGATCTCAACTTCGGTGGCCAATTTCAATTTGAAGACCGCCTCGGAATCGGTGCTCAGCATCAGAGCTGGCGTGTTTCATTCCGGCTGTTTCATTTCTCCAATGCCGATATCTACGACAGCAACGACGGCATTGACTTATGGCTCGTCAGTTTACAATACCTGTTCATCCCCGCTTGGTCTGCCAGACCGCAGCCAGAATACAAAGAACACCAAGCAACTGAACGGTACTGATCCCACGGCTCAAGGCGTCCAGCCCCACCCCGGTCAACAACTGCCCCCCAATGACCAGTAGTGCAGTCAGCGAGGCGCCCAACCGCGGCAGCACATAGCTGTTCAGGGCGACAAACAAAGCGCCGATGATCCCACCGCTCCAGGCCAGGAGCGGCGCATCGAGCGTTGCCGAAACAGACGCACTCGACCCGGATGTCGAAGCCGTCAACCAGACCACCAGGCTGAGAAAACCAAAACCGACCAGGTGATTCCACAGGGAGGCATTAAGCGCGCCGGTTTCCTGTCCCAAGCGGCCATTGATGATCCGGCAGATGCTGATACAGCCACCATTGATCAGAGCCAGTAAAATGGAAGTGATCATTGGCCATGGCCTCCGAATAAAATCAGCACGCCTCCAAGGGCTATTAACAACAACACCGCACCATCCCCACGCTTGATTGCCCGCTTGGGCAAACCAAACCAGCCCAAGGCATCACTAAACAGCCCGAACAGCACTTGTCCGGCCATGATCAGCGCGATGGTGCCAGAGAGCCCCAGCGGGCTGTTCACTGTGACAGCCGCCAGGATCACAGTCAATGCACCGGGGATCCCGCCTAAGTAAGCCCAGAACGGCACGCCGGCAACCATGGTTAAACCCAGCCTGGTCCGGTGCCATAAATTTGCGCCCACCACCAGGATCAGACTGGTGACTACACCCACGCCATGGGCCAACCAGGATGCCAGTAATGGTGAGCTATAAGTGGCAAGGTAACTGTTAATCGCAATCATACTAGCCAAGGTGATCCCGCCGGTCAGCGCCAGCACCACGTTCTTCGGGCCGAGGCGATCCGCATTTGGGTGCTGCACGCCTGAATGATTAGAGACCAGGCTAGTGGCCCCGGGATGCTTGGGGTCTAAAGATACCGAATGTGATTTCATCAGAATTTTCCTTCCTTACTGCATGGCGGGCACTATAGTTGGTTTCTTATTTCCTGATAATCACCTATATTTGGATTTCTTTGTTTCCCTAAAATAAACAATAAAACGAAACGCATGGATAACTACACCACCATTCCGGTCTTTACCACCGTGGTCGAACTGGGCAGCTTCTCAGAGGCCGGGCGAAAACTGGGGATCAACAAGTCAGCCGTCAGCAAGCGGATTTCTGCCCTGGAGGCTCACCTGGGCGTCAAACTCATTCAGCGAACCACCCGCAAACTGAGCCTGACCGAAGCCGGCGAACAATATTACAGCTATGTGTGCCGGGCGCAGGCCCTGATCCAGGATGGGGAAGCGGCGATCAGCAGCCTGCAAGGCAGCCCCAAAGGCCATCTGAAGGTGAGTATTCCGATGGTTTTCGGCCAGCGCCATATCGCGCCGCTGCTCAGCGAGTTTCTGCAGCGCTATCCGGCTATCAAGCTGACTCTATCGCTCGATGATCGGGTGGTGGATATATACGAAGAAGGGCTGGATATGGTGCTGCGGATCGGCGCGCTTTCTGATTCAAACCTAGTCGCCCGCAAGCTCTCCCCGTGCCGCAGCGTGCTCTGTGCCTCGCCCGGCTACCTGGCACAACACGGGATACCGGCCAGCCTGGCCGATCTCAAACAGCATAATTGCCTGTACTATTCCTATTTCAGGGCCGGCACCGAATGGACGCTCGAGGGGCCGCAAGGCATTGAGCGGTTCAAACCGGAGGGAAATATTCAGGTCAACAACAGCGAGGTGCTAAAGCAGTTGATGCTGGAACATATCGGGATCGGGCAGATGCCGCTGTTTCTGGTCGAGCCGGAACTGGCTTGCGGCACCCTGGTGCCCATTCTGGAAGACTACACCTTACCGGAGCACGGCATTTATGCCGTCTACCCGGAACGGGCCTTCATGCCGGCCAAACTCCGGGTCTTTATTGAGTATCTGGAAGAAAAGCTATCGGCCAAGCAGCACATCTGGTAGGCATGGGTCGGCACCCGCTGTGTTGAGCCGCCGGGTACCGGCGGCCTGCTCTCGATATCCCGAGCGACTAAACCGCGAACTTCTGCATAGCCTGATTCAGATCGTCAACCTGAGCTTTTATCGCTTCGGCGCGCTGGCGCGCAGCATCGCAATGGCCAGAGACATCACTTGCCGAGCCGGACAGCTCATGCACCAGGCCAGCCAGAGACGCCGCCACTTCCGACTGCTGCTCGGTGGCCACGGCCATGTTGCGCACTTTCTCCGCCACGTCATCCATCGAACGAATCGTCGCCTGCAACGTCTCACCAGCAGCCGCGGTATGCTCGGTGCCGGTCCCCACCAGGGTCTGGCTGTGGTCGATCACCGACACCACCTGGCGGGTCGAGCCCTGAATCGCCTGAACAATGGCATTAATTTCGGTGGTGGAATCGGTCGTGCGCTGGGCCAGCAGCCGCACTTCATCAGCCACCACCGCAAATCCACGTCCCTGCTCACCGGCCCGGGCCGCTTCAATCGCCGCATTCAGCGCCAACAGATTGGTCTGCGCCGCAAGGTTTTCAATCACTTCCGTCACCCGCTCAATCCGATCACTTTCCGCGCTGAGGTTCTCCACCATACTGCTGGCCTGGCCGATCAGGGTATTGAGCTCTGTCACGGTCTGCTGGTTTTGACCCAACGCCTGCTCGCCGTCGGTGAGCAATGACACGGCTTGTTGCAAATCATTTGCAGCCGATTGCGTATGTCGGGCCGTTTCATCGGCCGTCACCGACATCTCTTCAATCGCTGCCGCCATCGAACTGACCTTTTCCGCCTGCTTCACGCTCTCGCTGGCGGTTCCGCTGTTATTGATCAGCAGTTGATCCATACCGGTGTCGACCACCGCCGCTTTCTCGCTCACTCCGGTCACCAGGGACGACAAAGACGCCGTCATCCGGTTCACCGTCGTCACCAGCGCTGCAATTTCATCCCGGCCTTCCCCGCTCAGCGGCTGCCCGGAAAAATCCCCGTGAGAGATCTCATCAGCGCGTTTCACCACCCGTGCCAGGCGCGAGCCAATATGACGTCCCAGCCAGGTCGCCACCAGCAAGGCGAACGCGGCTGCTACCAGCACCACCGTAATCAGTGTCATCATCATCTGGGTTACGTTGTCGCTCACCGCCCGGCCATTGAGCTGAGCTTGCGCCTGTCGGGCCGACACCACACCATCGAGGATCTCCGCCAGCTCACTCGCCGCCGGCGCGGTTTGCTGCGCCATCATAAAATTTGCCTGGTTCCATTCCGGCGACTGACGCAGGGAAATCACCTGCTTTGCCAGCGGCAGATATAGCTGCTGCATCTCTTCAAACAGTTGCCACAGCCCCTGATCGCTGCTGCTTAAACTACTCTGCTTACGTTGAATTTCGGCAACCGCCTGCGCATGGCGTGCCATCCAGTCCTGATACTTATCCAAACGCTCGGCGGCACCATCAAACAGATAATCACGCAACACACCCAGCGCATTCGAGAGCGACGTGTAACTATCGGCATAGAGTTTCATCAGTCGCTTCCGCTCCCCGCCGTCAGGATTAGTCACTTCTTCATTGATCAGGCTTTGCAACTGATCCAAAGCCACTTCCGCGATCGGCGCCGCTTCGTTTTGCATCAGGGCATGTGCCGGTAAATTCTCTTCACTGTGGCTGATCGCAATAATCGCCTGCTCACTGGCCTTCAGCTTGAGCCAGACTGTCTTGAGCTGCTGATACTGAGCATCGCTCACGTGCAGCTTCAGAGCCTCCAACTGTTGATCAACCTGGGCAAAGATCCCGTTGAGCTGCTGGGTTAAGGCTTGCGCTTTCTCCCCGGCACCATCAAGCAACATATACGCCCGCAGCGTTAATAATGAGGATTGGGCCGATTGCTGCAACGAGCGGCTGACTTCGACGGTTGGCAAATCATTATGAAGCAATGAGCGGGCGCTCTGCTCCACCTGACCGCTTTGTTGATAGAGGATCACGGCAGCGCCGATAAACAGTGCGATGATCAGCAAAAAACTCATCCTGAGTTTTCGGGCAATAGAAAATGTCATGGGCAGTCAGTCCGTTGTTACACCACAGAAGGTTAATATAGTGTTAAATAATCAAGGAATAAACAACAAACGGGGATTTATCACCCGAATGAAAGATTAACGACCGATTGATAAGCAATCAACAACATATGCAACCAAGATGTTTACTTACTCAATGTGAAACTGTCATTTTCATTCACGTAGCATTCACCCCGGCCAAAATAATATAAATATCAACAAGAAAACGGGGCAGGAACGTCCCCGTTAAATCACGGCCATAACCAAAAGAACAAAGGGGACAAGCTATGCAGTGTCATCATAAACGCTTACAGCGAATCAAACGGACTGTTTGGCAACGAATGATTTATAAAGAAGTCCATCGCTGTCAGGAATGTGGTGAACGCATTAAGATTTAATCCCGCCAAAAACAGGGGAGGCATGAATAATTCTGAAGTTCGGTGGCGGTTCGATTTAAAACTTATTACCAGCTGGAGACGATGCTTCTGGGGAAGATCAAAATAAAAAGGCCACCTCAAAAGATGGGCCTTTGATCTTAATGGGGAATTATATCACTGTATTGCGGCGACAAATCGCTCGGTGATTTGTTTCGGCCGGGTGATGGCGCCGCCGACTACCACTGCATGACAACCAAGTGCCAGGCAGCGTTTAGCCATTTCCGGAGTTTCTACATTCCCTTCGGCAATCACCGGCACCGTCACCATTTCTAGCAATGCTTTCAGGAACTGAAAATCATGTGAAAAGACCTTATTACCTTGTGTATTTCCGGTATACCCGTGCAGGGTGGATGAAACACAGTCAAACCCTAGCCGCTCAGCCTCAACCGCCTCATCGACCGTTGCAATATCAGCCATCAGCAGAACATCAGGGTACTTTTCCCGAACCAATGCCACGAACGCTGCCAGGTGCCCATTTTCGGGCCGGGCTCTGTGCGTCGCATCCATCGCGATCATCTCCGGGCGGGCCTGCATCAGTTCATCAACTTCCTTCATGGTTGCTGTGATAAACACCTCTGAACCGGGGTAGTCACGTTTGATAATGCCAATGACAGGCAGGCTTACAGTTTGTTGGATTTCTGTAATATCTTCCACAGAGTTTGCCCGAATACCACAGGCACCGCCCTGCATCGCTGCCAGGGCCATCCGTCCCATAATAAAGTCACTGTGCAGCGGCTCATGTTCAAGTGCCTGGCAGGATACAATCAGGCCGCCTTTGGTGTTCGTAAAGAAGTCACTCATAGACTCAAATACTCTTCCAGTTCATTCTTAACGATGGTCACGTGCGGGCCGTAGATGACTTGCACCCCATTTCCTTTTACAACCACGGCAATCGCGCCGGTTGTTTTTAAGCCGTTTTCATCAATTTTGGTTGCATCATTCAGAGTCAAGCGCAGGCGGGTTGCACAGCAATCCACATCTTTAATGTTCGCGGCATCACCCAGGTGTTTCACAATTGCCCCTGCGCGCTCAGTACCGGAAGCGTTGCTGGCCTCAACTTGTGACTCATCTTCGCGTCCCAGGGTTTTGAGATTAAATTTGGTGATCACAAACCGGAACGTGAAGTAATACAGGAAAAACCAGGCGACACCAATCACCGGCACGATCATCCAGTTGGTTTTGGCCTGCCCTTGCAGGATCCCGAACAGAACGAAGTCAATGAAACCACCCGAGAAGGTCTGGCCTATGGTGATTTCAAACATGTGAGCAAACATAAATGCGAAGCCATCAAAGACCGCATGGATCACGTACAGGGCCGGCGCGACGAATAAGAAAGAAAACTCCAGCGGCTCCGTAATACCGGTCAGGAACGAAGTCAGCGCTGCGGAGAGCATCAAACCGCTGACTCTGGCTTTGTGTTCAGGTTTGGCGCAGTGGTAAATCGCCAGTGCCGCGCCCATGAGGCCGAACATCATGGTGATAAACCGACCCGACATGAAACGAGAAGTACCGACGAAGTATTGCTGCACAGACGGATCAGCGAGCTGGGCGAAAAAGATACGCTGTGTTCCTTCGACCAATACCCCGTTGACGACTTCAGTCCCGCCCAGGGCCGTGGTCCAGAAAGGAAGGTAGAAAATATGGTGAAGCCCAAATAGCCCCAACATCCGCAGAATAAAGCCGTAGAGTAATGTACCGATATAACCTGTGGTTTCGATTAAGCCGCCCATGCCGAAGATACCAGCTTGAATCTTCGGCCAGATCAGGTACATGACGGCACCGAGGATGATCGCAGAGAAGGCTGAAACAATCGGCACAAAGCGTGATCCGCCAAAGAATCCGAGGAATTTAGGGAGCTCGATGTTGCTGTATCGTGTATGCAGAAAGCTCGCCATGATCCCGACGATCACCCCGCCAAACACGCCGGTATCGAGGGTTTGAATCCCCAGGATCATCCCCTGGCCAACAGCGCCGAGGTTGCCCGTAGCCAGGCTGCCTTGAAGCGACAGCATGGAGCCGATCGTGGCGTTCATCACCAGGTAAGCCAGCAGTGCTGCCAGCCCGGCCGTCCCTTTATCACTTCTGGCCAACCCGACTGCGACCCCCACGGCGAACAGTACGGGTAAGTTACCAAATACGATAGCACCGGCAGCGGTCATAATGGTGAAGATGGCTTGCAAGAATGCAACATCCAAAAACGGGTACGCGACCAGAGTGTTTGGGTTTGATAAAGCACCGCCAATCCCCAGTAACAGGCCGGCAGCGGGTAGTACTGCTATCGGCAGCATAAATGACTTACCGAATTTCTGTGCAGCTTCAAAGAAGGTAGAACCTGACATAGGAAGTTAAACTCCATTAATTGACAACATATGGAGTATAGTTTCACCAACAAGCGTGATCATCTATCATGAATGCATCAATTCATGAGATGAATCACAAAAATATGGATCACATATGCATGGTATTTTACATGATGGACTGCGTAGTTTTCAGCTTATTGCGTTTAGCCGTGTCGAGATCAGCGCGAACCAGCTCGGTATAGAGGAGGTCAAGGACAAAGACTTGTGCGACCTTAGTCCCGATGGAATCCCCCTGTAACCAGTTTTCCCGGTTACCGTTGAGCAACACTTTGTCGGCATACCGACAAATCGTCGATTGTGAATTATGTGTCAGGGCAACGGTGAATGCGCCCGCTTCTTTGGCAATCCGCAAGGCCTTAATCGTTTCAGGAGACTCCCCTGAATGTGAAATGGCAACTACAACGTCCTTTTCACCAAGCAAGGAAGCCTTCATGTACATGAAGTGATTGTTAGCGATTGCATCAACATTCAGCCCGATCCGCATCAGCTTATTTTTGGCCTCTTCCGCGGTCACACCGGAAGAGCCGACACCAAAGAATGTTGTCGACGCTGAATAGGCGATGCTATTCGCAACCTCCCGCAGAATATCAAAATCCAGGAGTGCCCGCGTTTCTGATAGTACATGCTGCAGCACTAACTGAAGTTTTTCAGCAACGATATCCATCCCGTCCGTCAGATCGATCTCGCTCGACAATAAGCCTGGTTGTGGGGTCTCGTTTTTCACCAGCGAGACCGCCAACAACATTTTGAACTCCTGATAGCCAGAGAAGCCCATCTTCTTACAAAAACGGATCAGGCTTGCTTCTCCGACAGCACAACTGCTGGCAAGCTCAGAGGTGGATAGGTTGGCTATTTGTTCGGGATGTTCCAGAATGAAATCTGCAATCCGCTGTGATGATACAGTGAGGCTGTTTCTGACGCTTCGAATACTCGCCAGAACATCTTTCGTGTGATTCATTGTGTCGCCTTCGTGAAATACTGATTAATGATACTACCGGAACAGGACCGAAGTCGTCTGCCCTCAATATCTTAACCTATGAGGTGCTACGGCGTGATACAAGGCTAATAAATACCCCGAACAATGTTCGCAAACAGGAACTTTCGCGCTCCCCCTGTTGATGTCGCTATCACATAGTTCATTGAGTTTTCATCGATATTGTAAAAGAAACCAGTAACATCAATCATGAAGCCGATGACATTATCTCTCTTGAGGAATCGTTAGCACAGCTCTTTCTGTCCCCACTTTCTGCTCACAATGGCTAAAGAATACAGATTGATACGATATGCTACCAATCTCATTAGGCACTGCTGCTATAAAACTTTGTGTGGCTACTACCGGTGCAGAAAGCTTTCTCTATCGGGCATGGTCAGTATTCATTCACCGCGGACGGGCCCAAGCTAGGACTTGGGGAGCACCCCGCGGCTTGATTGGGGAAATACGCTACACAGAGTGCTCAATTTCGACATTGATTGATCAAAAGTTGACTGTCTGTGTTAGAGAAGAACGGATGGATCAGCCAATCCAATAAATAACCATTTGTGAGCGGCTCTCTTGTGAGTTTTTACCGCCTATCAATATCATGCCATCTTCTGTAGTAATATTGATGCCATACGCAGCACCAGATGATGGACGGGCTGAGCTGACAGGAAATTTCATCGCGTAAATCGAAAATAAACTGTTTTATTTGCGTACTTCTGAGACTCGGCTTCGTTTCACCGTCAATTAAAGTGACGGTATGAGCATCGTGAATCAGCCCTGCATCACAATTGGCTAACAAATACCAGGTGGCCCGGCTGAATCTCACATCCGAAGACTCTCAATTAACCAATCGGGATAACAGTGTCCAGTTGCTACCATTGGCCAATACGGCCATCAAAGTAATATCCGCCCATCAGGACCTGAGGGT
It encodes the following:
- a CDS encoding PTS transporter subunit EIIC, with the translated sequence MSGSTFFEAAQKFGKSFMLPIAVLPAAGLLLGIGGALSNPNTLVAYPFLDVAFLQAIFTIMTAAGAIVFGNLPVLFAVGVAVGLARSDKGTAGLAALLAYLVMNATIGSMLSLQGSLATGNLGAVGQGMILGIQTLDTGVFGGVIVGIMASFLHTRYSNIELPKFLGFFGGSRFVPIVSAFSAIILGAVMYLIWPKIQAGIFGMGGLIETTGYIGTLLYGFILRMLGLFGLHHIFYLPFWTTALGGTEVVNGVLVEGTQRIFFAQLADPSVQQYFVGTSRFMSGRFITMMFGLMGAALAIYHCAKPEHKARVSGLMLSAALTSFLTGITEPLEFSFLFVAPALYVIHAVFDGFAFMFAHMFEITIGQTFSGGFIDFVLFGILQGQAKTNWMIVPVIGVAWFFLYYFTFRFVITKFNLKTLGREDESQVEASNASGTERAGAIVKHLGDAANIKDVDCCATRLRLTLNDATKIDENGLKTTGAIAVVVKGNGVQVIYGPHVTIVKNELEEYLSL
- a CDS encoding MurR/RpiR family transcriptional regulator: MNHTKDVLASIRSVRNSLTVSSQRIADFILEHPEQIANLSTSELASSCAVGEASLIRFCKKMGFSGYQEFKMLLAVSLVKNETPQPGLLSSEIDLTDGMDIVAEKLQLVLQHVLSETRALLDFDILREVANSIAYSASTTFFGVGSSGVTAEEAKNKLMRIGLNVDAIANNHFMYMKASLLGEKDVVVAISHSGESPETIKALRIAKEAGAFTVALTHNSQSTICRYADKVLLNGNRENWLQGDSIGTKVAQVFVLDLLYTELVRADLDTAKRNKLKTTQSIM